Proteins from a single region of Candidatus Latescibacter sp.:
- a CDS encoding nucleotidyl transferase AbiEii/AbiGii toxin family protein: MFQDLIENMARMLEEKGISYMLIGGQAVLLYGEPRATKDIDVTLDVGPDRLPDIMNLVRDLDWKVLVEDPHTFVTKTLVLPCQDPQTGIRIDLIFSFSAYEHQAIRRVKRVLIGDTKVMFASVEDIIIQKVITGRPRDLEDVKIILAKNPEMDIPYIHSWLKQFSESLAQPFLKTFDEIHKYIQ, from the coding sequence GCATCTCTTATATGCTCATCGGAGGGCAGGCTGTTCTTCTCTATGGCGAACCGAGAGCGACTAAAGATATTGATGTCACTTTGGATGTCGGCCCGGACAGGCTGCCTGATATCATGAATTTAGTGAGGGATTTGGATTGGAAGGTATTGGTGGAAGATCCTCATACATTTGTAACCAAAACCCTCGTTCTCCCTTGTCAGGATCCACAAACAGGCATCCGGATAGATTTGATTTTCTCCTTTTCAGCGTACGAACACCAAGCCATCCGGAGAGTGAAAAGAGTACTGATCGGAGACACCAAGGTAATGTTCGCTTCGGTGGAAGACATCATCATTCAAAAAGTAATTACCGGACGCCCTCGCGACTTGGAAGATGTAAAAATAATTCTGGCAAAGAACCCGGAAATGGATATACCCTATATTCACTCCTGGCTCAAACAGTTCAGCGAAAGCCTGGCGCAGCCCTTTCTTAAAACATTTGATGAAATCCATAAGTACATACAATAA